In Pseudomonas nunensis, a single window of DNA contains:
- the ispG gene encoding flavodoxin-dependent (E)-4-hydroxy-3-methylbut-2-enyl-diphosphate synthase — protein MHGESPIKRRESRKIWVGNVPVGGDAPIAVQSMTNSDTNDVAATVAQINRLEAAGVDIVRISVPDMDAAEAFGKIKQLVKVPLVADIHFDYKIALRVAELGVDCLRINPGNIGREDRVRAVVDAARDRGIPIRIGVNAGSLEKDLQKKYGEPTPAALVESALRHVEHLERLNFKDFKVSVKASDVFMAVAAYRLLAKEIVQPLHLGITEAGGLRSGTVKSAVGLGMLLAEGIGDTIRISLAADPVEEVKVGYDILKSLHLRSRGINFIACPSCSRQNFDVVKTMNELEGRLEDLLVPLDVAVIGCVVNGPGEAKEAHIGLTGGTPNLIYIDGKPSQKLTNENLVDELERLIRQKAAEKVEADAAVIARG, from the coding sequence ATGCACGGCGAATCTCCAATCAAACGTCGCGAATCCCGCAAGATCTGGGTCGGTAACGTGCCTGTTGGCGGCGATGCGCCTATCGCTGTGCAGAGCATGACCAACAGCGACACCAATGACGTGGCCGCCACCGTGGCCCAGATCAACCGCCTGGAAGCCGCTGGCGTCGATATCGTGCGCATTTCGGTGCCGGACATGGACGCCGCCGAGGCTTTCGGCAAGATCAAACAATTGGTCAAGGTGCCATTGGTTGCCGACATCCACTTCGACTACAAGATCGCGTTGCGTGTAGCCGAGCTGGGCGTTGACTGCCTGCGCATCAACCCGGGCAACATCGGTCGTGAAGATCGCGTGCGTGCAGTAGTGGATGCCGCCCGTGACCGCGGGATCCCGATCCGTATCGGCGTGAACGCCGGCTCCCTGGAAAAAGACCTGCAAAAGAAATACGGCGAGCCAACCCCGGCCGCGCTGGTCGAGTCGGCTTTGCGTCACGTCGAGCACCTTGAACGCCTGAATTTCAAGGACTTCAAGGTCAGCGTGAAAGCTTCAGACGTGTTCATGGCCGTCGCCGCCTACCGCTTGCTGGCCAAGGAAATCGTCCAGCCGCTGCACCTGGGCATCACCGAAGCCGGTGGTTTGCGTTCAGGCACGGTGAAATCCGCCGTGGGCCTCGGTATGCTGCTCGCCGAAGGGATTGGCGATACTATTCGCATCTCGTTGGCGGCTGACCCGGTCGAGGAAGTGAAAGTCGGCTACGACATTCTCAAATCCCTGCACTTGCGTTCCCGTGGCATCAACTTCATCGCCTGCCCGAGCTGCTCGCGGCAGAACTTCGATGTGGTCAAGACCATGAACGAGCTGGAAGGGCGCCTCGAAGATCTGCTGGTGCCGCTGGATGTCGCGGTCATCGGTTGCGTGGTCAACGGGCCGGGCGAAGCCAAGGAAGCCCATATCGGCTTGACCGGCGGCACGCCAAACCTGATTTACATCGACGGCAAGCCGTCGCAGAAACTGACGAATGAAAATCTGGTGGATGAGCTTGAACGCTTGATCCGCCAGAAAGCGGCCGAAAAGGTCGAAGCTGACGCAGCGGTTATCGCGCGCGGCTGA